A genomic region of Terriglobia bacterium contains the following coding sequences:
- a CDS encoding Uma2 family endonuclease — translation MKDFTTETALLYSGGELMSKINKRLFSVDEYMRMAEAGILSPVERVELIQGEILVMSPIGPRHQAVIDRGTQTWVQILGGRAIVRGQGPAVLDRFAAPQPDLALLRPREDFYLHKHPGIDDIFLIIEVSDSSLEYDTTVKQALYAILKIQEYWVADLQNNRLLAYSDPQGDAYRTIREYHRGDSLAPLLLPDCRISVDVFLP, via the coding sequence AGACCGCATTGCTGTATTCTGGCGGTGAGCTTATGTCCAAAATCAACAAGCGGCTTTTTTCTGTGGACGAGTATATGCGGATGGCGGAGGCCGGCATTTTATCGCCTGTCGAGCGAGTGGAGCTTATCCAAGGCGAGATCCTCGTGATGAGCCCCATCGGCCCAAGGCATCAAGCGGTCATTGACCGGGGGACGCAAACCTGGGTGCAGATTCTAGGCGGCAGAGCCATTGTCCGCGGTCAGGGACCAGCCGTACTCGACCGCTTCGCGGCGCCGCAGCCGGATCTCGCGCTGCTCCGGCCACGCGAGGATTTCTACCTCCACAAACATCCCGGCATCGACGATATTTTTCTTATCATTGAGGTCTCCGACTCCTCGCTGGAATACGACACGACGGTCAAGCAAGCTCTCTACGCAATCCTTAAAATTCAGGAATACTGGGTGGCCGATTTGCAAAACAACCGGTTGCTGGCTTACTCGGACCCACAAGGCGATGCCTATCGCACCATCCGCGAATATCATCGCGGTGATTCTCTGGCGCCGCTTCTTTTGCCCGATTGCCGCATCAGCGTTGACGTGTTTCTACCCTGA
- a CDS encoding GntR family transcriptional regulator — MGLDAPYQLFRDVRIGARLLAKTPLFTLFAVLILAIAIGANITVFSFVTAIFSRPLAIPEPDRFVRLYTPDAVGNETLVSDYSQYRDQAQSLASIGGYNTHAKSGKPVYLQVVDQVKAAAASGALQPGEALPFIRPLAEELRVNRNTIAKAYTELESIGVIETMPGKGCFVKENGSLLRKDVRRKMLIEEIDQTIVQAHHLSISAEEFLNLVHQRMEVLQNKRRANGDAGEDR, encoded by the coding sequence ATGGGACTCGATGCACCGTATCAGTTGTTTCGCGATGTGCGAATCGGAGCACGCTTGCTTGCCAAGACGCCGCTGTTCACGTTGTTCGCGGTTCTGATACTGGCGATCGCGATCGGCGCGAACATTACGGTCTTCAGCTTTGTGACAGCGATTTTCTCAAGGCCATTGGCGATCCCGGAGCCCGATCGGTTTGTGCGGCTTTACACACCCGATGCCGTTGGAAACGAAACGTTGGTTTCGGACTACAGCCAATATCGTGATCAAGCCCAATCCCTGGCGAGCATCGGGGGATATAACACACACGCGAAGTCCGGCAAGCCTGTCTACCTGCAGGTCGTCGATCAGGTCAAAGCCGCGGCCGCGTCCGGCGCGCTGCAGCCGGGGGAGGCACTGCCGTTTATCCGGCCGCTTGCGGAAGAGCTGCGAGTGAACCGCAACACGATCGCGAAGGCGTACACGGAACTGGAAAGCATCGGCGTGATCGAGACGATGCCGGGCAAAGGCTGTTTCGTCAAGGAGAACGGGTCGCTTCTGCGCAAAGATGTTCGGCGCAAAATGCTGATCGAAGAGATCGACCAGACGATTGTCCAGGCGCACCATCTGTCGATCTCAGCTGAAGAATTTCTGAATCTGGTCCATCAACGGATGGAAGTGCTCCAGAACAAACGGCGCGCCAACGGCGATGCCGGCGAGGACCGATGA